The Actinomycetota bacterium nucleotide sequence TTTGTCGACGAGTTCTACTGGGACGTCCTTGACACATCGGTTGTGGGTACTGCCGAGCAGACGGATGTGCGTATGCAAGTCTACGAGGCCTACCGCATCACTTCGAGCATGACAGGAAGGTCGGAGACAGTGGAGAAGGCGCTCTCCTACACCTTCTCCTTTGCCTATATCCCGTCCAGCAGCTGGGAGATGGTTTCTGCCGCCCAGCAGATGCCCGACGAGAACGAACACGACAACGGTTGGGCGCCAATTCCCGCGAACCCTGCCGACTCGATGAGCGACAGCGACCCCGTCGGAGAGGTCTTGCCTGATGAAGCCGAGGAACTTGCGAGGCAAGACCCCCTGCTGCTCCTGCCTGACATACAGTTCCCCATGACTTCATCGGCCAATCCCCAGATATGGTGCGTGTGGTGCGGCTCTCGTCGGAAGATTAATCGACAAAAGATGGTGGAGTACGCCGCCGCATATCACGGCGAGGGTGCTGGCAACTATAACCCTGCATATCGGAATTTCGATCCCACTGACTGTAACAACTTCGTTTCCCAGGCGCTCTTCGCAGGCGGTTGGACAATGGAGTTCGGGCACAAATATAGCACCGGCGCCTGGTGGTATAACTTCCAACCGGGGAGAAGCCAGTCGCGCACCTGGACGTCCACTACGCACTTGTTCACCTACTTCCACCATTCCCGTCGCGGTCGCCTGGTGAAATACTGGTCCGATCTCAGGGATGGAGACGTCGTGTTCGCGGACTGGGATAGGGATAGCTCTGTCGATCATTCGATGATTGTGGTAGGGACAGACCCGAGCGAGCCAGGAATCAAGTTGCTCTCACAGCATACGAATGATCGAGCTGCGAAGAAGCGCACAGAGCTTCCAAAGGATGGTCACTATTATGGATGGCATCTCGCTGAAGAATTCCGGTCCACTCAGTAGACGCGCCAAGTGGGTGTCTGCGGCTGCGGGAGTCTTGAGCGCGGGAGTGCTTGTCACCCCGCTCGTGTTAATCGTTTGGGAGGGAGCTAATGGGCCTCAGTCACGGCCGTCCCCTCAGGTCACGCAAAGCGCGCGTGCTGTTGTGGACTCTGTGCGCGTGGGTGGCGAGACTGTGGGCGTGACAGCCTCCGAAGTGACCGAGGCAGGAGGGAGGACGACGCTCTGCATGGAGGTCACCGATGCTCGCGGCGACAGGATTAGCAGTGCCTGTGGATTCGACGAGTTGGCGCCGAACATGAGCCCGCACCAGAGGCGCTACGACCCGGGGGTTACGTCACTCTCCAGCAACGAGTGGCTGGTCTACGGCCCGGGCCCTGCTGGGGCTCGGGAGCTTGTGTTTCGATTCGGCAGCAAGGGCCTGGGCCCGTACCCCTTGCGACGGGTTCCGAAGCTTTCCTACCTATATTTCACGGCTCTGGTTCCCGCGCAAGACCATGATGGTCCTATAGAGGTCATCTTCCTGGACAGCGGGGGGCGCGAGGTGAAGTGGAAGAAGCAGCCGGGTCCGTGAGCAGATGCGAAGGCGCCCTGTCCTAGCGCTCGAGCGCGATCTCGACGAATCCGTCCGGGGGAGTGAAGCGCAGGTGGCCCGTCTTGGTTTCATCCACGGTCCAGCCCTGGTTCCGGGCTTCCTTGGCGATCTCGCGGATGTTCATGTTGCGCCTTTCGTTGATCGGTGTCAACAGATATTGGCCAGGTACTAGTGACAGCGTCAACAGTTAGCGCCAACCAGAAGGTTGCAGGAGTCACACCCGTGTGATTTACTGGCTCGCAGTTCGGGCAGTGCGAGTGTCCAAGACTCGGTGAGGACACCTCGCCGGGTCTTTCCATATGTGAAGAGCAGGAGCGCCGACCTGCACCTTCACCCGCAGGACCAGGCCAAGACGTTGCGAATCAGCAGCGCTCGTGACTCCGTAGGGGGCAAAAGTGTCCCAGCCTCATGCAGTCGCGGCGGTGCAGCGAGCTGGGCTACTTCCGGCCGTCCAAGGACAAGGAAGCCTCCTCCTCGATGCCCCTGAAGAAGCTTGATTGCCAACCCCCGCCCGGATCACCTTCCACGCCCGGACCCATTCGTTCGGTCTCCAGACCTCAAGGGGCAGGGATCTTCCGAAGCCGTCTGAGGATTTAGGCATGCCTCCCATCGGAAGTCACTTTCGCCGTCACCTGCGCACCCCTGTCCAGCCTGTCGGCCAGCTCCTGGTCCAGCGTGTCGATCAGGTGTCCGTAGCGATCCAGGGTGAAGGCAGCCGAGTGGTGACCAAGCCGTTCCTGAAGGACCTTCGGATGAGCTCCTGCGGCGATGGCGAGGGCGGCCGCGGTGTGTCTCAGGTCATGGAATCGCAATCCCTGAAGGCCCGCTGCTGCCACGACAGGGCGCCAGACCCGCTTTCGAAACCAGGATGGCCGGACCTCCTTGCCCCTGTATCGGAAAAGGAAGTCACCTGGATCAGCATCCGGGTCGATGCCCCTGGCCAACTCGTCCACGACGAACTTCGGGAGGTTGACGCAGCGTCGGCTGTAACGGCCCTTTGGGGGTCCAACCAGAAGCCGCCCTCCCACTTCACTCAGCGTGCGATTGACGGTCACTCTCCTGCGGAGGAAGTCCACATCCCGAAGCTGCAGCCCGCATACCTCTCCGATACGCAACCCCCCGTAGGCGGCGAGCAGGACGAATCCTCTCCACTCCCCTGCCGAATTCGCCAGGCTCATGACCTCCTCGGCCGCGCAGAACCTCATGGTCGAAGGCGTCACTGGTGAAGTTATCCGCGAGCTCGGGTTTCGTGAGATGCGGCCGTCATCGAGAGCCGCGTTCAATAGACGTCGCAGAAGACGCAGCACAGCGGCCCTTGTGGGGGCACCAACGCCTCGTGCATCCAAGGCTTGCATATACGACTGCACGTCCAGCCTCGTGATGCTCGCCAGGGGACGGGTCGAGAGGACCGGCTCCAGATGACACCGCCACAGGACCGCGTACTGCCGTTGCGTCGAAGGCCGCAGGTGACCCGAGCAAGCCTGGAAGTGGTTCCAGAACTCCCCTAGCGTCATCTTTCCGGCCGAGGGATCAATGAATTCCCCCGACTCCACCTGGGCCTCACAACGCCGAACATGCGCCGTGGCCAGGTCTTTCCTTCGAAAGGTCTTCGAGTGCTGTCGGCCATGGGCGTCCCGCCAGCAGGCGGTCCAGCCATTGCCTCGACGCCTAACCCAACCCACGGCAGCCCTCCCTAGGGGTTCAACCACACGGGAATGAACCCTGGTCGTCCTGTGTGCTTCTCGTAGGCGGCCTGCAGCGCTGCCGAAAGATTGACGTCGCTCCTTCGGATGTCAGCACCGCACCCGCACCGGAAATCATGAGTGAATGCCGGAAGCCCCCCTTTGGGGTTGCGGGGCTCCCGTCGTTCATATCCGGCGGCAGAAGTGGATTTGCCCCGGTGCCGTACGGGCCCGAACAGCTCCAGCTCCTCCGGCATCGGTCCGCGGACAATGGGGATTGGGACCGGCGACCGGCCCCTCGATTCACGGGCCTCTTGGAGAAACAGGCCGCCGTCTAGGTCCTCCACCGTGCAGGACCAAATTTTGCGGCCGCAGTTCCCGCAGAGCATTTGGAAGCCCTGAGTGCCGAAGTGCCCGTCCATGCCGAGAACGTAGGACTGTCTGCCGACAGTCCGGGCCGAGAGTCCGAATTTGGGAAGTGACTGACGGCAACCCGCTGTACGGTTGAGTCGCAGTCAGCACGCATGGGTGCGATCGTGCAGCGTCACGTCTCGCGAGGGCGTCGGGCCACCCCAACCCAAACCCCGGCACTGGTGCCTCTAAGCGGAGGTGCTGGTGACCGGGGTCCGGGAGGCTCGATGAAACAGCTCCTCACCGTGGACGAGGTAGCCCAACTGCTGGGCGTCCACCGCGCAACGATCTACCGCTGGGCGGAGACAGGTGTCCTGCCGGCTATCAAGGTCGGATCCGCTCTGCTCCGTTTTGACCCAGATGTCCTGCAGGACTGGCTGCGGACTACCCCCGCCGAGCGGGAACGGCAGGCCAGGGCATCGAAGCCCGGGGGAGCCCGGTGAGCCACGTGCGGCCACCAAGTGAAGGGGCGTCCTCCACCCCCGCCGAAGACTTCCTCAGGACGATCGTCGCGCCCGCACAGGGCCAGACGGTGGAGATCAGAGCCTTTGAGAAGCCCGGGGGCAGGATCCTTCGGCGCTTCTTCGCCGCCACGCAGGAAGCCGCCGACTACGCGCTGTCTCTGCGCGACCGGGCCGATGTCTACTACGGGATCTGCCCGCGCGACGGGGAGCAGGGCACCGCCCAGGCGATCAGCCGGGCCAACTGCGTCTGGCTCGACCTCGACGCGGGGAAGGGCTACGACCTCCAGCAGCGCCGCGACCAGGTGGCGAAGATGGAGACCCAGCCGAGCGTCCTGGTCGAGAGCGGGCGCGGGCTGCACGCCTACTGGCTGCTGGACTCGCCCGCCACCACGAAGGACGAGCTGGCCCGGGCGCAGGCGATCATGCGCTCGATGAGCCAGCGGTTCGCCTGCGACACGACGGCCGACCTGCCGCGCATCTTCCGGGTGCCGGGCACGTTCAACCACAAGGTCGACCCGCCCGCGCCGGTGCAGGTCGCCACGGCCATCAACGAGAGGACCAGCCTTGCGCGGCTGGAGCTGTGGGTGGGTGCCGAGTGGTCCGGCGCCGAGTCGGCGGAACGGCGAATGGAGATTGAAGACGCTCGCCCCGACTTCATCCTCCACATCGAGCGCGGGATCCCGGCCGGGGGCGACGGGATCTTCAACGGCCGCAACGCCGCGATGTTCCGCTGGGGCTGTTGGATGCGCGACCTAGGCGTCCCGCTGCAGTACGCCATGTTCCTGGCCGAGGCGATCAACCAGAGCCACCAGCCGCCGCTGGCCCAGCCTGAGCTACACCGCACGATCAGAAGCGCCTACCTCTACGAGCGCAACGGCGCCAGCGAGATCACCCTCGGGGAAGCCAGTGGCCCCGTCCCCTCCGCATCCCCCGAGGGCGAGCCGGGTCTTCTTCCAGAAACTCTTCAACCACCATCAACGGGTCGGACTAACCACGGACGTCTCCAGCCCCTTCGGATAAAGCTGCTTGGGGACTTTGGGGACTCTCAGCCTCCGGACTGGCTCTGGGCGCCGTACCTACCCAGGGGGCGCTTCGTCATGTTGGACGGCGAGGGAGGAATCGGGAAGGGGCTCTTTCTCGCCTACATAGCAGCTAAGTTCGCATCCTCGGACCCGGTGCTCTGGCTAGCAGCCGAGGACGATCCACAAGATGACATCAAGCAACGAATCACGGCTGCAGCAGAGATGCTGAACGTCCCTGTGCCGCACGCGGAAGTTGCTTTCCTCGACGAATTTGTCCAGTTCAACGGTTCGGCGGGAGAAGACGAGGAATTCGTTCGGTTGGAACAGCAGATGAAGGAGGGAGGGTACAAAATCCTCGTGCTGGACCCTGGTCGTAGCTTCATTCGCGCCCGAAAGGGCGCCCGAGACTTCAGTCATAACAACGAAGCGGACGTGCGACCAACGCTAGAGCGGTTGACTCGTCTGGCGAAGACGACCGGAGCCACCGTCCTGTTTGTGCACCACTGGAACAAGAGCGCTGGCCAGAGCGTCAGGAACAGAGCTACTGGATCAGGGGCCTACACGCAGGTCCCTCGCCACGTGCTCAGCATGAGTTTCAACGCAGACACGGGGGAGGGAGCGCTCGGAA carries:
- a CDS encoding site-specific integrase, which codes for MRFCAAEEVMSLANSAGEWRGFVLLAAYGGLRIGEVCGLQLRDVDFLRRRVTVNRTLSEVGGRLLVGPPKGRYSRRCVNLPKFVVDELARGIDPDADPGDFLFRYRGKEVRPSWFRKRVWRPVVAAAGLQGLRFHDLRHTAAALAIAAGAHPKVLQERLGHHSAAFTLDRYGHLIDTLDQELADRLDRGAQVTAKVTSDGRHA
- a CDS encoding helix-turn-helix domain-containing protein, producing MKQLLTVDEVAQLLGVHRATIYRWAETGVLPAIKVGSALLRFDPDVLQDWLRTTPAERERQARASKPGGAR
- a CDS encoding amidase domain-containing protein; translated protein: MNSPARIGFENSGPNQYLFCYATNTSGEQPEASGGVIAVATDNGQGGLSFQCLPDSNAVVKVHCDFGADSAIRDPWGPSPGNTADAALYFNGAHAIARETGVEVGEPNEGGTCAWVGGSLVLASCPLVFVSATRSTWGPVAVSGTGDANGTVAASGTGNANGTIAVSGSGSSFGGLLGLSGTGSAGGGIAASALGPASGTVGAVSGEAAPATTRAVEAELIRAAVGFLALKNELLTAADSVVFDSVTAGTPAKTYSRVLTGHVPNLRALHDELAGGSFFVDEFYWDVLDTSVVGTAEQTDVRMQVYEAYRITSSMTGRSETVEKALSYTFSFAYIPSSSWEMVSAAQQMPDENEHDNGWAPIPANPADSMSDSDPVGEVLPDEAEELARQDPLLLLPDIQFPMTSSANPQIWCVWCGSRRKINRQKMVEYAAAYHGEGAGNYNPAYRNFDPTDCNNFVSQALFAGGWTMEFGHKYSTGAWWYNFQPGRSQSRTWTSTTHLFTYFHHSRRGRLVKYWSDLRDGDVVFADWDRDSSVDHSMIVVGTDPSEPGIKLLSQHTNDRAAKKRTELPKDGHYYGWHLAEEFRSTQ
- a CDS encoding AAA family ATPase, which produces MSHVRPPSEGASSTPAEDFLRTIVAPAQGQTVEIRAFEKPGGRILRRFFAATQEAADYALSLRDRADVYYGICPRDGEQGTAQAISRANCVWLDLDAGKGYDLQQRRDQVAKMETQPSVLVESGRGLHAYWLLDSPATTKDELARAQAIMRSMSQRFACDTTADLPRIFRVPGTFNHKVDPPAPVQVATAINERTSLARLELWVGAEWSGAESAERRMEIEDARPDFILHIERGIPAGGDGIFNGRNAAMFRWGCWMRDLGVPLQYAMFLAEAINQSHQPPLAQPELHRTIRSAYLYERNGASEITLGEASGPVPSASPEGEPGLLPETLQPPSTGRTNHGRLQPLRIKLLGDFGDSQPPDWLWAPYLPRGRFVMLDGEGGIGKGLFLAYIAAKFASSDPVLWLAAEDDPQDDIKQRITAAAEMLNVPVPHAEVAFLDEFVQFNGSAGEDEEFVRLEQQMKEGGYKILVLDPGRSFIRARKGARDFSHNNEADVRPTLERLTRLAKTTGATVLFVHHWNKSAGQSVRNRATGSGAYTQVPRHVLSMSFNADTGEGALGISKSNIAAAARPLSYTLAEVDGVPVFSPGALRPEPSMDSWERGKGSSAAIHLDAFEHALLWASPKLQPGHVFPNRSALAKQLGISENRAKEALAKLKREGYVSGGKGPTDPLRWTGKPTSSPQDD